A window from Drosophila willistoni isolate 14030-0811.24 chromosome XR unlocalized genomic scaffold, UCI_dwil_1.1 Seg143, whole genome shotgun sequence encodes these proteins:
- the LOC6646485 gene encoding uncharacterized protein LOC6646485, producing MEKIKLKVIGVLRERDGGTNVNRSSSGAGGGSGGGIGGGGGGNVGIANGNVNVNGSGSHQVGVAVAIGVTQDNGNGNGNNDNGNASGAERTDAHAHPHPHAHAHGHQHAHGHLHGHGNGNGNGNGNTMTTASGIGVGGVGGAARTTILSRPQTSKISALDLAGILNTRRRLEWTKEWLRKNQAEFLSKENLLSDLQSRKDECYHLNYFLAITEGQFRYLVQKLEPIISQYAPQRKKKSFSAEERLAITLKYLATGEVHSCRNYCFRASKFVINEMIANICLGFYEHLKDQYVTLPKTDEQWRSAATDMERQHNLPQCVGNLFMRSIQLQSAAGSAGDDRKRAPVIFTGIVDASNNFQYVKVERASNSRPNEIYKQTTAVALIEQKMNALDEQSEPLRNGYYFAGDAVLPATNYLVTPRNVPQENAVHEALEQINAHADQTMRILCNMFPILAQPLRVSDKHIREVVLGCVALYNFLRKTDESFRRNSDNIVEQQRGAEQHQLAYVNSEEIDDDCIMLATEEELRERAEFTPSVGLTTCFQPLSAQRGETADGLAKRDWLLQMPIAQMNGNGLTNGHEIGNGSSNGGIC from the exons ATGGAGAAAATCAAACTGAAGGTGATTGGTGTGCTGCGCGAGCGCGACGGTGGCACAAATGTCAATCGCAGCAGCAGTGGCGCaggcggcggcagcggcggaGGCATCGGTGGTGGAGGCGGAGGGAATGTTGGCATTGCCAACGGCAATGTTAACGTCAATGGCAGTGGCAGTCATCAGGTGGGCGTGGCAGTTGCAATCGGGGTCACACAGgacaatggcaatggcaatggcaataaCGATAATGGCAATGCCTCCGGAGCTGAGCGTACCGATGCACATGctcatccacatccacatgcCCATGCACATGGACATCAACATGCACATGGTCATTTGCATGGGCATgggaatggaaatggaaatggaaatggaaatacAATGACAACTGCCAGCGGCATTGGTGTTGGTGGTGTGGGTGGGGCGGCCCGCACGACGATACTGTCGCGACCTCAAACATCAAAAATCAGTGCACTCGACCTGGCTGGCATATTGAATACACGACGAAGGCTGGAATGGACTAAAGAGTGGCTGCGCAAGAATCAAGCCGAATTTCTTAGCAAGGAAAATCTGCTTAGCGATCTACAGTCACGAAAAGATGAATGTTATCACTTGAATTACTTCCTAGCCATAACCGAGGGTCAGTTTCGTTATCTGGTGCAGAAATTGGAGCCGATCATCAGTCAGTATGCACCTCAACGCAAAAAAAAGTCCTTCAGCGCCGAAGAGCGTCTGGCCATTACGCTCAAGTATTTGGCGACGG GTGAAGTGCATTCTTGTCGAAACTACTGCTTCCGTGCCTCGAAATTTGTGATAAACGAAATGATTGCCAATATCTGTCTGGGCTTCTATGAGCACCTCAAGGACCAATACGTTACACTACCAAAGACTGATGAGCAGTGGCGCAGTGCGGCCACAGATATGGAGCGCCAACACAATCTGCCCCAATGTGTAGGCAATCTATTTATGCGCAGCATTCAGCTGCAAAGTGCGGCCGGCAGTGCCGGCGATGATCGCAAACGGGCGCCTGTCATCTTTACGGGCATCGTTGATGCGAGCAACAATTTCCAGTATGTTAAAGTGGAACGGGCGTCAAATAGCCGCCCGAATGAGATATACAAACAGACCACTGCCGTTGCGCTAATCGAGCAAAAGATGAATGCCCTCGATGAGCAGTCGGAGCCATTGCGAAATGGTTATTACTTTGCTGGAGATGCTGTACTGCCGGCTACCAATTATTTGGTAACACCGCGCAATGTACCTCAGGAGAATGCCGTGCATGAAGCCCTAGAGCAAATCAACGCCCATGCGGATCAAACGATGAGAATTCTATGCAATATGTTCCCCATTTTGGCTCAGCCACTTCGCGTCAGTGACAAGCATATCCGTGAAGTGGTACTCGGCTGTGTGGCTCTCTACAATTTCCTGCGCAAAACAGACGAATCATTTCGTCGCAACAGTGATAACATTGTCGAACAGCAGCGCGGAGCAGAGCAGCATCAATTGGCATATGTGAATAGCGAGGAAATTGACGATGACTGCATAATGCTGGCCACTGAAGAGGAGCTGCGAGAACGTGCCGAATTCACACCCAGCGTTGGACTGACAACCTGCTTTCAGCCGTTAAGTGCGCAACGCGGCGAAACGGCCGATGGCCTGGCCAAGCGCGACTGGCTGCTTCAAATGCCAATTGCCCAAATGAATGGAAATGGATTAACGAATGGACATGAGATTGGAAACGGCAGCTCAAATGGGGGTATATGTTAG
- the LOC6646486 gene encoding peptidoglycan-recognition protein SD — MMYGWRAVPVEVVVVLIGILSFASGDGEVPVQVVTRTEWQARPSNGSIGANELPLSRAVIAHTAGVRCKSDEACIQQVRSLQQYQMDTLGFSDIGYHYLIGDNGRAYEGRSPSQRASFAGRNNGGSLAIAFIGNFDEELPTEGSLETAKSLIQQSVQQKNLAENYELFGHRQVSATKSPGDALFAQIKQWPNWSNKSLL; from the coding sequence ATGATGTACGGCTGGAGGGCAGTGCCAGTGGAAGTTGTAGTAGTACTGATAGGCATACTCTCGTTTGCCTCTGGTGACGGGGAAGTACCCGTACAGGTTGTGACCCGAACCGAATGGCAAGCCCGACCATCAAATGGCAGTATTGGCGCCAATGAGTTACCACTTTCACGAGCTGTGATCGCCCATACCGCTGGTGTACGTTGCAAAAGCGATGAGGCTTGCATTCAGCAGGTGCGAAGCCTGCAGCAATATCAAATGGATACCTTGGGTTTCTCGGACATTGGCTATCATTATCTAATTGGTGACAATGGACGAGCTTACGAGGGTCGTAGTCCAAGTCAACGTGCATCTTTCGCAGGACGAAATAATGGCGGCTCGCTGGCCATTGCCTTTATTGGCAATTTTGATGAGGAGCTACCAACTGAAGGATCATTGGAAACTGCCAAATCATTGATACAACAATCtgtgcaacaaaaaaatctgGCAGAGAATTATGAATTATTTGGTCATCGCCAGGTGAGCGCCACCAAGAGTCCAGGTGATGCTCTATTTGCCCAGATTAAGCAATGGCCCAATTGGAGTAATAAGTCTCTATTATAA